GAGTCCGCCAGCAAATTGAGCAACTCCTCGTCGAACGGCAGGGGCACCTTGCGTTGCCGCCGGTAATGCTCCAGCACCTTGTTGCGAGCGATGCCGCGGACCCAGGCAAGAAAGTTCCCCTCCCCCCGAAAATCCGCCCCTCGCCGCGTGACCGTCAGAAAGACCTCTTGCAAAACGTCATCCGCTGCCGCCCGATTTGGCACCAGTCCTCTCACAAACCCGCGCACCGCCGCCGCATGCTGCAGGAACAGCGTTTCTATGGTTGGCTGGGCTGGGTTGTTCGCAGTCATCACTAATCATTGACCCAAACGACCGAAAACTTAGCAGCAATCAATCCGAATACCTGCCGATGCGGCGTTGGCGATCGACGCGACACCGGGCAGCTTGCGCCGCGCTGCTACTCATTTGTTCGAACCGTCAGGTGGTCTCGGCGAAAGTCGTTACCAATTCCAGAGTTAAGACCAGCTGAGCATTAGGGCAGCGACGGAGTCGCTGCGGACAATCGCCGCGCCGAAGATGGCCAGCGAATGTTGGCTTCCGGCAGACCGGACGATGCTACACCAGTTCGCGAATCTTCTCCCGGTTGTCGAGTACATAGAGGGGACGGCCATTGTGGTTCAAATACGTTTGCGCCGGGGCGATGCCCAATACGTTGTCGTAAAGCGTCGCCAACAAGTTCGAGGGGACGTAGGGAGTGCCGACCGAACGCTCCCCATTTTGCGTCGTCTGTCCGATCACCTGGCCCATCTTCAATCCACCGCCGGAAACCAGTCCGAACCCCACCTCATTCCAGTGGTCGCGACCGCCGGCGCCGTTGATTCGTGGCGTGCGGCCCATCTCACCCCAGACCACCACGGCCACCTCCTGATCCATTCCACGTTGATGCAGATCGCTGATCAGGGCGAAAAGGCTTTGGTCGAGTTCCGGCAACAGACTCCGCATTTTTGTGAAATTGCCCCCGTGCGTGTCCCATGGGCCCGCCAGGTACCAAGTCTTCGACTCCTTGTTAGCGGTGAGGGTGACCGCTTGCACGCCTGCTTCCACCAAGCGGCGTGCCTGGAGAAACTGCGTCCCTCCCGTGCCGTACATGGAGCGGACGTGCTCGGGTTCCTGGCTAATGTCGAAGGCGTCCCGCGCTTTGGGCGACGTAATAATATCCAATGCGCGCTCCTGGAAAGAGTCCATCGCCGCCAGGCTGCCATGCGCGTCATTCGCGTGCTGTAACACGTCCAACGAACGCAAAAGTCCCTTGCGCTCGGTGGTGCGATCGAGCGTCATACCTCCCATGGGGCCAAGGGAATTCAGTTGAGCGTCCGGAACGAAAGGACGATGGGCCATGCCCAGATAGTCAACCGAACTGCCGCCGTTGTAGATACCGTCAAAGGCAACGTACGGGGGCATGCCACGGACGGCGTCGCCGCGAATCTTGCTGACCACGGAGCCAAACGTCGGACGGTGGTTCGGATTTGAATCGGTGTTGGGACCGATATCGCTGGTCGGGTAGCCGGTGTATACCAGTGGCGCGTTGTGGCCAACCAAATATTCACGGAAACTGATGTTGCGGATTACTGCCATCTTGTCCGCAACCGTGGCCAACTTCGGCATCAACTCGCAGATCTCCAGCCCCGGCACGTTCGTTCGAATGGGATTAAACTCACCCCGAAATTCCATGGGGGCGTCCGGCTTCATGTCGAACATATCCAAATGAGGCGGTCCGCCGTGCAGATAGACCATAATTACGGACTTCTGCGACTGACTCCGCTGCGACCCCTGCGCCCGCAATTGCAACAGATTGGCGAGCGTCAGCCCGCCGAGGCCGAGCGCCCCGACCTGCAAAAAACCTCGCCGGCCCAAGCGACGGCTCGAAGTGCTGGATTCGGAAACGGTGAACATGATCTTCTCCATGAAATGGGGATCAAGGACGATTAACTGTCATTGTCAGATGGTCTCGTTGTAGTGAGCAGGAAAGTTCCAGTGCCCGTTCCCGCGCCACCCCTTCCAACAAGAGCGCGCTGCCGCCACTTGAAAACACGCTCCGATGGTCGGTGGGCTGGCTGTTCGCAGTCATCAATGACCATTGATTCAAAAACCGAGAACTTAGCAGCGATAATTTCGAACGCCTTGCAGATCGCGACGCAACTTGAATTCCGAAAGAGACTTACGAATGCCATAAATCCAGCGACCGTAGGAGCCCGGCTCCATTTCGGATCATCCACCCGAAAACGGTCGCAACCCTCTTTGAATTTTTTACTCGGCAGCTATCCCGGCTCGTCGATGAACAGCCCCCAGTGACCTTGGGCCAACGCTCGGCAGAACGACACGCACGGAGGGTGATGAGGGGGCGGCGAGGGGCGATGGCATCACGCTCAACCTGCCACGAATAGGCTTGTCTGATTCGGTCGCTGCAGGGGCGAAGTGGCGAGAAGTCGCTCCGAAAAGTACAGAATATCGTGACACAGCCAGACAGTTCTTCACAGCGAAAGCTCGTGCACCTCATGGTTAGATCGACCTGTTTTCGATTAAGTCGGCGAATCGGGGAGCGCTCCCAAATCGGGCGCGAAAGAAGAGTTCGGGCTCAACCCCTTCGCACTCGGAAAGAAGTGCTCCTGCGGGAGTCTCGATAACGTCAATTCGCAGGTAAAGTGGCATGCGGCAGGAGCCAACTCCGGAATTCGCGAATGCACGCGGAACGGCGGCGGCGGACCGATCACCCAGCTCGCGCACGACCGCTGGCGGATCGGCGAAGCGGAGCGAACCTCCCCGCTCGGCATGTACCATGATCTGGCTGCGAGCGGGGAGCTTGTGAATGCCGTGACTGTACTCGCCGCCAAAATACACGAGCGACCATTCGCCATTCGTCTGAATCTCGGGCAGAAAGGGCTGCACCAATTGAGCCCCGCGCTGACAGCGATCCACGAACTCTTGCTGAAATGCCTGTGCCGCCTGACGATTAGGTAGGAATTCCAACCCCGCGCCGGCGGCCGAAACGGCGGGCTTGATGACGGCGGCGATGTGTTGCTCGACGAGGGCTTCGAGATCCAATGTCTCGCCAACCGGGATCAACTGCGTGGGAACGATCGGCACGCCAACCGCCGCAAAGTCGAGCAAGTAGCACTTATCCATCAGCCAAAGCATCACTGGCAGTTCGTTCTCAACGGCAATGCCCGTTGCGCCGAGCCCTTCGAGCCAGCGCAGAAAACCCTTGCGCTGCTCGTCACTATCCATGTAGTCCCACGGGGAGCGGACGATGAGTCGATCATACCGATCCATGAGTTGTGAGGTTTCCACTCCCCAGACAACCGCCGAGACGTGGTGCCCGCGTCGCCGGAGTTCATCGACCAGCAATTGGTCGTCGGGGGTAAACGGCGGCTCGGTTGGAACGAACGCCGGCTCAGCGGCAGTGGGAAAATAGTCGGCCAGCTTTTCGGCGCCGCTGGTCACGATACCGATACGCTGGGAAGGCGGTCTGATCATAAGGGTGAGCGATCTCAAAAAACCGGGGACAATCGTTGAAGATGCCTTCGTCGGCATCCTGGTTTGTCGCCCCTATCAGTTATCGCCGCAATCGTTGTTGCGGCGACGCGATCTTCCAATCCGTCGTACCGGTAAGTTCTTATCAGCCGCTCGCCTTAGCGCGCGGGGCTCAGTGTGAACGACTTGATCGCCACTCCGTATTGCGGCGGATTCGTCCGCGAGAAGCGCAGGACATTCTTGCCCTGCCGGAGCATGAGTGTCACCGGCTGGCAGTCCTGCCACTGGCCGCAGGTGTAAGGCATCTCCATCGCGATGTCCGACGCGGCGTCATTCACGGAAACATCGAGCCGCTGGTTGTAGTTGGCCGTAACCACTTGCGCCGTCAGCGCGTACTTGCCTGCTTGCGGTGCGTCGATCTCGTACTCGAAGCGCGACTTCTGGCCCAGGCTCGGCCCGGTCGGGTCTTCTTTGGGACTCTTGGCATAGTAGTCTTTTGCATATCGGTCCGACACGCGCTCGTAGACGTTGCCGTAGATGTCGTAGAGACCCCACGGATTGGGTTTCTTCTGGCCGACCGGATGCGACTTCCCGCCATCGTTGTCTCTGAACCAAGCGTAGTCACCAAACTTGGAGGGATCGTCGCCGAAGAACCACTCTGTCTTGGTCCCCGCGCGGCAGGCGTATTCCCATTCGGCCTCGGTGGGAAGCCGCACTTCTTGGCCGGTCTTCTCGACGACCTTCGCGCAGAATTCCGTCGCGTCGGTCTCGCCAATTGTGTCCACCGGACAGCTTGGGTCCTTGGTCGCCCCACTGGGGTTCGATCCCATGATCAGCTGGTACTGCGCCTGAGTCACTTCGTACTTACCCAGGTAGAACCCTTTGGTGAGCGTGACCTCGTGCTTCGGCATGTCAACGCACTCGAACCGCCCCTCCTTCGCGCTTTCGCCACCCATCACGAAGGTGCCGGGCTGGATGTAAACGAGTTCCAAGTTCACGCCCTCTCCAAGATCGAGTTTCAGAGTGGCGGGAGGATTGATGTCGGCAGGAGTCACAGCCACACGGAATCCCCAGTTGTTGTATTTGCCGTAGCCAGCACTTTGCATGCGACTCCCGGTCTTCGTGATGTCGGTCCTCCACGCCCCGCCCCGCAGGATCGTCAGCCCCTCGGTGGAGAAACGCGGTAGGAAAATCTGCATACCACCGCCAAAACTCTTCATCGCCACGACGTCGCCTGTGTTGCCGACCGGCTTGCTGTAGGCGGTTGCCGGGATCGCGATGACGCCGTTCTTGCCATAGCCGATTTTCTTATCCTCGGGCGAGACGGGCTCGGCCAGCACCTTCTTAGCCACGGTCGGACCATTGGCCTCGCCAAGCTCCGTGCCGAGCGCGGCGAGCGTCAGGACCTTGGATTGCTCGATGATCGCACGCTGCGTGCGGAGCGACACGCCGTTCCAGAACGCTGGTTTTTCGCCGTGCTCCCCATAGACCCGTTTCTCTTCGAGCACGTCGCCGATCCATTGTGCCCGCTTGACCTTCAGATAGGCGTCTCTGTTGCTGCGGGCCTGCGTGCTGGCGAGGAAGTCGAGGTCATTTTTGTAAACGGTCGCGGTCCAGCCGCTCCCCCAACCTCCGCCGAGACACGGCACCCAACCATTGGGCGTGCAATGCACTAGTGCGCCATGGCCGCTCTGCGGGCGGGCGGTAGTCGGGACGCCGAAGGCCCGCAGGATGAATCGCCCAAAGAACGCGCGACGGCCGCAGATGCCGCCATTCATGAGGATGTTCTGATAGTTCTGCAACTCCGGCCGGTCGTACTTGACGTCACCCGATCCGTACCGGACGTCGCTGCTAACAAGCCCCACATAACGCCAACCTGGGTCCGAGTTGTAGATGTGGTCAGGACGGTAGTTCCTCAGCATCTCGCGTCCCCAGACGAGGGTCCAATCCGGTTCGTCCCCATCGACGACAAAACGCAGGTTCCAGGTGTCCTGACGCTCGAAATCCTGATCCAACTCGCCGCCCAGGTACGCCTTCTCGAATTGCGCGTAACGCTTCACCGGATCAATGGTCTTGGGAGCGTCGATGTCGGCCTGGGGATTTCCCTGCGCCATCGGGACCGCGTGGACCAGACTGATCGCCAGCGCGAGCCGCTGCAGGACACCCTTGTCAGCCTTCTGGCTCGCCCTCCGGATGTCGCTATAGATCTTCATTGCTGGACCGTACTGGCCGTCTTTCGCGCCATCCGCGACCAGCATCTGTTGCATCAGTTCGGCATCCCCGAGCAATCGCTCGACCAGCGCTTCCTGCTCCTTGCCCTGCTGGGCGAATTCTGCCAGACCCTTCGGTGTGGCCTCGGTCAGAACCACGTATTTCGCGAGCTTAGCGTCCAGCGCATTGCTCGCCAGGAATTTGTTGACCTCTTGCTCGTTCTCGGACGTCGGCACCTTGGCGGCGAGGTCCGTCCGCAACTCATTCAGCATGCCGGTGTAGGGCGTGGGCAGTCCTCCGTCCGCCTCCGCACCCCAAGCCCGATTCAGCAGGAGCAACGCGATGGTGAGGATTAGGGGCAGGATGTGTGTCCGTTGTAATTTCACTGTCAGTTCCTCGGTGAGGATTAGGGTGAGGATGTGAGTTCGTTGTATTTGATTGTCAGTTCCGCGTCATCACGATGCCGATGAGTCTCTTCATTTTGTGTCTTTCGAATGAGCTGCACGGAAAGCAGTCCCAAGCCGGACCGCCAGCTCTCGCAACCCCCGCGGCCATTCGTCGAATTCCGCAGAGGTAGCATTCGCGATCTTCGGCTGGGCAACTCCCGGGACCAGCTTGGCAGAGGGCTGCGCGTAGAGGAACGGCACCTTCTCCTGCCCATAAGTAGCCGGCAGGCTGCGGGCGTAGATTTCCAGTTCGGCGGAGTAATCCGCAGGCATGTAGCCAAGATTGGCAGGACTGGGCACCCAGATCACGCCTGCAACAGCCATCGGCGTGAGCGGGCTGACGCACCAGTTGTAGGCCAAGGTCGGAACCGTATCGGGCTTGATCTCACCGTCGCGCCCGGGTTCGGGGAACGGCGGGAACTGCAACGGCGCATCGGACAGGTCTGCGCCCTTTCGAGCCAGTTCGATGATCTTCGCGACTTCCGTCTTCACGGCCTGCACATATTCGGAGGTTGCCTTCTTGGAGACGTCCGAACTGGGATCCTGGAGGAGCAACGCACTCAGGCGAGGCTGAAACGCAGGGTTTGTCGCGTCTTTGATCCCTTCGTAGGATGTCCACGACAACGGTGAAGCCATCTGTGCGCCTTGCCCGGACGACATGGTCACAAAGCCCTGGGGGATGCCGGGCCGGTGGAGCGTCTTGGCGAACTCATAGGCGAACATAGAAACGCAGTCTTCCGGAGCCGTGAAATCAGCGGTCTGCCAAAACGTTCGATATTTGCCGCCACCCACCTCGAAGCCGCGTTTTCTGGGAACGTGGTTCGTGCTCGCGGCCGTTCGTCGCCGGAACTCGTGGACCAGCGGCATAGCCTCTGGAGCGGCGGCTTGTTTGTCGCGCCGATCGTAGGCAGGTTCGGAGGTCAGGAGCGTACTGCCCGTCAGGAACCAAACATCGCCGACCAGAATATTGGTAATTGTTCTGTTGTGACCATGACTCGCCTTCACAGCCAGAGTGATCGGCTGGTTGGAAGCTTTCAGGGCCGGAAAGGAAACTGACCACTGCTGCTTGTCGTTGGCCACGGCGGACCGAGTCACACCGCCGAGCGTCACGGTCACTTCGACGCCCTTGTTGGCATGCCCCCAGACAGGAATCGGTTGGCCGCGCTGAATGATCGCGCCGTCGCGATAGTATTCCGCTACTTGGAGAATCGGGTAATCGGGATCGGTATAAGGGGCATACTTCGCCTTGATCGCCGCCACCTTCTGCGCGTCGTCTTCCTCAAAGACCAGCTCGCCATCGACGGCCGAAAAAGGCGTCGCCGGAAGCCCGGCCTTGTTGTAGAGGTTCGCGTTCTGCGGAGCCTCGCTGTAAGCGTATTGCACGCCGACCGGCTCAGGCACGTCCTTCGACGTCACCACCACCGTGTCCCCGACGATCACGGCTTCGGCGGCGTGCCATTTCCGATCTTTGCCACACAGCCGAAAGTGGTTGAGCTTTTCGCCGGGCGTCGGCCGAGCCGGTTCGACGAACTTGCCGGGGTCCTGCTGAAAATCTTTTTCGAGTCCCTTGCTGCCGATCATCAGTCCGTCGAAAAGGCTGTCCTTCTCGAACGAAACGATCGCCTTGTTCCCGTCGATTGTGTAACGCTCATAGATCGGACCGGTGTACGCGATAGTGCGTCCATAATCCTTGGCCAGGGCCCAACGCGCCAGCCGCATCCCGGGATGGAGCTTGTTCTGGTAGTGAATGTTGCCCGGAGCCGCCGGGTTTAGATCCGTCTGGACCACCATTCCGACATGGCTGCGGTTTTTCATGAAGAACAGTTGCTGGACCTGGCGGATGTCGGCGTAGCCGACGTCCGGGGAATCCGCCGTGCCGTAGTTTTGCATTTGGGTGAAGTAGAACGGCATATCGGGAAGGCCCCAGGCTTCGCGCCATCCCTGCACGAGCGCTTCCATCCGGGCGGCATAGATGCGACCATCGCCGGAATTGGATTCTCCCTGGCACCAGATCGAACCGCGAATGGCGAAGGGCACGACCGGTGCGATCTTGCCGTTGAAAAATTGCGAGGGCCCGCGCCATTCACCCGCGATCCCCGGCAGATTCGGTCGCTTCAGCGGTCGCTCCACGGGGAAACCCTGCTCAGCCGACGCCGTCTGCCAAGCTGCCAGATCTCGGTAGTACTTCTCGAAGGCGGCGTGCCCCTGTTCGGTGCTGACATCCCCGTCATGAATCAAGTCGGCATCCACCTTGAGCCCCGGGTGGGCCTCAATCGCCTTGCGCGCGGTGAACGCCTCAATGCGCGTGTTGCTGTGGGAAGTGAGCAAGATGCCGACCGGCACCTTCAACTCTTTGTGGAGTTCATAGGCAAAGGACAACGCGAGGGCCGAGAAATCGCCCGCCGTTCGGCTGGTTTTCCAGTTTTTTTCCGAGGCCACCCGTTGCTGTGGGTACAACGCCGACACGGTGTCGGTCCTGAATTCCCGGATCGGGACCTCGTCCTTCGCACGACTGATTTCCTGCGCCAAAGCGCTGCACATGCTGCGGTTGGCAAACCACTCCATGTTGGATTGGCCGGAAGCATGCCAGACCTCGCCAACCAGGATGTTCTTCAGGGCAACCTTCGCGCCTTCAATATTGCTGACAAGTAACTCGGCGGGTTCGGCGCTGCCCTTGAGTGGCTTGAGCTTGAGCAGCCACCGGCCGTCCGGGCCGGCCTTGGCGGTTTCCTTTTGGCCAGCGAACTCGACCGTGACCGAAGTGCCCGGCTTGCTCCAGCCCCAGACGGGAAGATGCGTGTCCCGTTGCAGGATCGCGTGATCGCAAAAAGGCGCGCCGAGTTCGATAGCCGGCGCGGGATTGTCGTCGGCTGCCAGTGCTGTCAGGACAGAAAACGACAGCGCTACGGCAAGGCATAATTTCAACTTCATGGTTGGTCTCTTCATTTCGCGGGAGCCATCCCCGGCAGCGGACCCCAGATGTCGGCGAGCAGTGCGAAGATATCCGGATCGGCCTGCTTCAGCTCACCCGCGACGAACGGATAAAAATCATTCGAACCGAAATAGCACTCGGTCATTTCGGCGAAGAACTCCTTCGCGTCGGTCACTCCATAGTGCTCGTGCATCTTGCCGGAGGCGGTGAGGACGGATTTGTACTTCCCGCAGTCGCGGAACTTTTTCCAGGCTGAGGCCACGCGGGGTTCGTCGAATCCGATGATCTGGTCATGGAAGCCGTGTGCGAGTTCGTGCAGTACAACCCACCTCTGGCTGTGGATTCCCTCGGGATCTAGGAAATCGTTGATCTCCGGAATATGAACGCACCTCGCAAGCTGTTCGCTATAGCCATGCTCCTTCAGCCAGCCGGCGTCGGGGTGATACTGCATCGCGAGCAGATCACCGTAGTCGAGATCCAGCTGAATGGTGATGGTGCGGAGCTTGGCAAGCGCCTTCTCCGGCACAACCACCGTGATGGCGACCAACCGCGCCTCAAGCAGTTTCAACGCGCGGGCCCCAACCGCCGCGTGTTCGCCTGTCAGTAGGCGATCATCCACGCGAACGGTCCAACCTTCGATGGCGCGCGTCGTATGAGCGGTGGGCAGCGTCTTTTTCTCCGCCGCAAGTGAGGATACGGACATCAAGGCTAGGATGATAAGTGCGTATTTCATACGAATCGGCCGATCAATGACGGAGCCCAAGGATTATCCACAGCGCCGGACTTCCACCCGAGTCCATTGGATCGCGATGTTAACCAGCCTGCGAAACGGCGGAGGACCGGAGTGATTCCTCCAGTTGATCAACGCGGGCTTGCAGAGCGCTGATCGCTTGCGAGGCACGCTTCTGCTCGGCCGCGATCATCCACAAGACCGCGGGAAGGAAACAATAAAACACAACGGCCATTGGATTCTGGCGACCGCCGGAAACAATGTCGCCGCCCAACATTAGCAGGCACAGTACCGCGGCGAAGGCGACTGGCTTGGCAGGCCTCCAGTCACTTGATCCGTACATGTTTCGTCCTTTAGCTACTTGTTCTTCAACAGCTCCACCATCGCTTGGCCCATCGCCTCGCCGACATCCATATAGACCTCGGCCTTGCCACCGTAGTGGCCATTGCCGCTGCCGCCTTGCGCCATCGGGTTGGTGTAGATGGTGGCGACGTTGCCCTTGAACTCGGGATACTTGCCCGTGGCACCGTCCACGGCCAGATGGGCGTTGAGAACATCAGCGCTAGGACCAGAGCTGCCTTTAACCGCTTCGCCCAGAGTGCCGCAGACGAACTTCGCCTGGGGGGAGTTGAATTCCTTCCGTAGCGCCTTGATGAAAGCCACGAGGTTTTTCTCGTAATGGGCGGCGTGACCGGCGTTGCCGGCGTCTCGCTCGCCCTGCCAAAAGAAGAAGCCAGCGACCTCGTAGCCCTTCGCTCCCGGATAGTGTTTTTCCAGATCGGTCAGGGCCTTTTTCGCATCGCCGATGTCGAAGTCCCATTGCTTGCCGGCATACCAGTCGATCGGCTTGCCATTCTTGTCCAACCAGGGCGCGGGTTCGGTTTTGAGGCCCTTGGCCGGGTCCATTTCCCAGAATTCGGGTTTGTCCTTGTAGCCGGCATAAACGAGCTTCTTTTCTACGCCCGCTTTATCCTTGGCCACAAACTCGGAACGCTCACTGCCCGGCGGCAGGAGATCCCAGCCCAGAGCCCGGTTGCCGATGCAGCACTTGAGGATCATCACGGGTGCGTCGATCGAGTTACCCAGTGGATGGCCGATCCCGAATTCCGGGCCGAGTGTGTTGCCGCTAACAGTCATCCATTCGTTGTTGAGCGGCCCCTTGCCAGACATGTACCGTACAAAACGTACGTCCTGCCGCACGGTCCAAGCTCCCGCATCATCCACAAGGTACTGGTATTTCTTCTTCTCCTTGACAGCATGCTCCAACGAGATGTCGCTTCCCTTCACTTTGCCGAGGCCGACCATGTTGGACTGGCCAAGCAGAATGAAGACCTGGACAGGCTTGGTCATGTCGGCCGGCTTGCCGTTGTGCCGGGGAATGGTCTTGGAGTTGTCCTGAGCCAGCGCGGTAATCGTCGCCATAGCGAGAACCGCAACAGCCGTCATTACGAATCGACTGATAAACACCTTCATGAAATCTCCTGAATGGTTAGTTTTGAACTCGACCTCACGTTGAATACTTGCCCGGCGAGCGGAGGGTGTACGGTGCTCGTAAGCATGCGGGGAGCGTCTCGACTGCGTCGCAGCGGCCAATGGGCCTGCAAGGGCTACTGGCTGGCGCAGAAGCCGAAACAATACACGGGGAGTTTCGTACGTTGGATGGTGATTATACTCATCTCATAGTTTGAAATGACGACAAAAAAGACCTGTTTGCCGACAGGCCCTTTCATGAATCAGCCACTCCGTGTCGCCCTGAAGCTCGACCTCCGCTGGCCGCTAAAGAGGCACGCTCATATCTTCGCGGGCACTCAGCGCTATGCCGACGAGCATGGCTGGGAGTCGATCATCGATGAGTATGCCGATGAGCATCTGTCCGATGCCTCGGTGAAGTCACCGCCATTCGACGGCGTGATCGCTCGCGTGAACGCGAAACTCGCGAACGGATGTCGGCGTTTGGCACTGCCGCTGGTGAATGTGTGGTTTAACTCGCCGGCGAAGGACGACTTTCCGGGAGTCTTTCCCGACATGACGGCCGTCGGTCGCTTGAGGGCCGAGCATCTCCTGTCACGCGGGTTGCGTCGCTTCGCCGTGCTGACAAGCGAAGACGATGCAGAGAAAGTCGCGGCAGAGTCATTCCGCACAACGATCGCAGCTGTCGACGGCAAATGCCTCCGCGAAAAGATCCCTCTCGATCCCAGCCGCACATTCGCTGCCTGGCAGCGCACCGAGCAACGGATCGAAGCCTGGATGGAGCGTTGGCAGTTACCGATCGGCGTCTCGATTGCCAGCGAAGAAGTGGGCCGCATGGTGATTCAGATTTGCCGACACCGCGGCTGGCGCGTGCCAGGAGACGTGGCAATCATCGCCGGCACCAATGAAGATGTGCTGTGCGA
Above is a window of Anatilimnocola aggregata DNA encoding:
- a CDS encoding M90 metallopeptidase family protein, which codes for MGSVIDRPIRMKYALIILALMSVSSLAAEKKTLPTAHTTRAIEGWTVRVDDRLLTGEHAAVGARALKLLEARLVAITVVVPEKALAKLRTITIQLDLDYGDLLAMQYHPDAGWLKEHGYSEQLARCVHIPEINDFLDPEGIHSQRWVVLHELAHGFHDQIIGFDEPRVASAWKKFRDCGKYKSVLTASGKMHEHYGVTDAKEFFAEMTECYFGSNDFYPFVAGELKQADPDIFALLADIWGPLPGMAPAK
- a CDS encoding SUMF1/EgtB/PvdO family nonheme iron enzyme, yielding MKLQRTHILPLILTIALLLLNRAWGAEADGGLPTPYTGMLNELRTDLAAKVPTSENEQEVNKFLASNALDAKLAKYVVLTEATPKGLAEFAQQGKEQEALVERLLGDAELMQQMLVADGAKDGQYGPAMKIYSDIRRASQKADKGVLQRLALAISLVHAVPMAQGNPQADIDAPKTIDPVKRYAQFEKAYLGGELDQDFERQDTWNLRFVVDGDEPDWTLVWGREMLRNYRPDHIYNSDPGWRYVGLVSSDVRYGSGDVKYDRPELQNYQNILMNGGICGRRAFFGRFILRAFGVPTTARPQSGHGALVHCTPNGWVPCLGGGWGSGWTATVYKNDLDFLASTQARSNRDAYLKVKRAQWIGDVLEEKRVYGEHGEKPAFWNGVSLRTQRAIIEQSKVLTLAALGTELGEANGPTVAKKVLAEPVSPEDKKIGYGKNGVIAIPATAYSKPVGNTGDVVAMKSFGGGMQIFLPRFSTEGLTILRGGAWRTDITKTGSRMQSAGYGKYNNWGFRVAVTPADINPPATLKLDLGEGVNLELVYIQPGTFVMGGESAKEGRFECVDMPKHEVTLTKGFYLGKYEVTQAQYQLIMGSNPSGATKDPSCPVDTIGETDATEFCAKVVEKTGQEVRLPTEAEWEYACRAGTKTEWFFGDDPSKFGDYAWFRDNDGGKSHPVGQKKPNPWGLYDIYGNVYERVSDRYAKDYYAKSPKEDPTGPSLGQKSRFEYEIDAPQAGKYALTAQVVTANYNQRLDVSVNDAASDIAMEMPYTCGQWQDCQPVTLMLRQGKNVLRFSRTNPPQYGVAIKSFTLSPAR
- a CDS encoding sialate O-acetylesterase, producing MKVFISRFVMTAVAVLAMATITALAQDNSKTIPRHNGKPADMTKPVQVFILLGQSNMVGLGKVKGSDISLEHAVKEKKKYQYLVDDAGAWTVRQDVRFVRYMSGKGPLNNEWMTVSGNTLGPEFGIGHPLGNSIDAPVMILKCCIGNRALGWDLLPPGSERSEFVAKDKAGVEKKLVYAGYKDKPEFWEMDPAKGLKTEPAPWLDKNGKPIDWYAGKQWDFDIGDAKKALTDLEKHYPGAKGYEVAGFFFWQGERDAGNAGHAAHYEKNLVAFIKALRKEFNSPQAKFVCGTLGEAVKGSSGPSADVLNAHLAVDGATGKYPEFKGNVATIYTNPMAQGGSGNGHYGGKAEVYMDVGEAMGQAMVELLKNK
- a CDS encoding ATP-grasp domain-containing protein codes for the protein MTSGAEKLADYFPTAAEPAFVPTEPPFTPDDQLLVDELRRRGHHVSAVVWGVETSQLMDRYDRLIVRSPWDYMDSDEQRKGFLRWLEGLGATGIAVENELPVMLWLMDKCYLLDFAAVGVPIVPTQLIPVGETLDLEALVEQHIAAVIKPAVSAAGAGLEFLPNRQAAQAFQQEFVDRCQRGAQLVQPFLPEIQTNGEWSLVYFGGEYSHGIHKLPARSQIMVHAERGGSLRFADPPAVVRELGDRSAAAVPRAFANSGVGSCRMPLYLRIDVIETPAGALLSECEGVEPELFFRARFGSAPRFADLIENRSI
- a CDS encoding DUF1501 domain-containing protein, which translates into the protein MFTVSESSTSSRRLGRRGFLQVGALGLGGLTLANLLQLRAQGSQRSQSQKSVIMVYLHGGPPHLDMFDMKPDAPMEFRGEFNPIRTNVPGLEICELMPKLATVADKMAVIRNISFREYLVGHNAPLVYTGYPTSDIGPNTDSNPNHRPTFGSVVSKIRGDAVRGMPPYVAFDGIYNGGSSVDYLGMAHRPFVPDAQLNSLGPMGGMTLDRTTERKGLLRSLDVLQHANDAHGSLAAMDSFQERALDIITSPKARDAFDISQEPEHVRSMYGTGGTQFLQARRLVEAGVQAVTLTANKESKTWYLAGPWDTHGGNFTKMRSLLPELDQSLFALISDLHQRGMDQEVAVVVWGEMGRTPRINGAGGRDHWNEVGFGLVSGGGLKMGQVIGQTTQNGERSVGTPYVPSNLLATLYDNVLGIAPAQTYLNHNGRPLYVLDNREKIRELV
- a CDS encoding sialate O-acetylesterase, whose translation is MKLKLCLAVALSFSVLTALAADDNPAPAIELGAPFCDHAILQRDTHLPVWGWSKPGTSVTVEFAGQKETAKAGPDGRWLLKLKPLKGSAEPAELLVSNIEGAKVALKNILVGEVWHASGQSNMEWFANRSMCSALAQEISRAKDEVPIREFRTDTVSALYPQQRVASEKNWKTSRTAGDFSALALSFAYELHKELKVPVGILLTSHSNTRIEAFTARKAIEAHPGLKVDADLIHDGDVSTEQGHAAFEKYYRDLAAWQTASAEQGFPVERPLKRPNLPGIAGEWRGPSQFFNGKIAPVVPFAIRGSIWCQGESNSGDGRIYAARMEALVQGWREAWGLPDMPFYFTQMQNYGTADSPDVGYADIRQVQQLFFMKNRSHVGMVVQTDLNPAAPGNIHYQNKLHPGMRLARWALAKDYGRTIAYTGPIYERYTIDGNKAIVSFEKDSLFDGLMIGSKGLEKDFQQDPGKFVEPARPTPGEKLNHFRLCGKDRKWHAAEAVIVGDTVVVTSKDVPEPVGVQYAYSEAPQNANLYNKAGLPATPFSAVDGELVFEEDDAQKVAAIKAKYAPYTDPDYPILQVAEYYRDGAIIQRGQPIPVWGHANKGVEVTVTLGGVTRSAVANDKQQWSVSFPALKASNQPITLAVKASHGHNRTITNILVGDVWFLTGSTLLTSEPAYDRRDKQAAAPEAMPLVHEFRRRTAASTNHVPRKRGFEVGGGKYRTFWQTADFTAPEDCVSMFAYEFAKTLHRPGIPQGFVTMSSGQGAQMASPLSWTSYEGIKDATNPAFQPRLSALLLQDPSSDVSKKATSEYVQAVKTEVAKIIELARKGADLSDAPLQFPPFPEPGRDGEIKPDTVPTLAYNWCVSPLTPMAVAGVIWVPSPANLGYMPADYSAELEIYARSLPATYGQEKVPFLYAQPSAKLVPGVAQPKIANATSAEFDEWPRGLRELAVRLGTAFRAAHSKDTK
- a CDS encoding sigma-70 family RNA polymerase sigma factor; translated protein: MTANNPAQPTIETLFLQHAAAVRGFVRGLVPNRAAADDVLQEVFLTVTRRGADFRGEGNFLAWVRGIARNKVLEHYRRQRKVPLPFDEELLNLLADSAEDSDQILEQRREALTKCLERLAPRAREIVDLRYGDHALTPPKIAEQLAWTTNAVHVALSRARAFLRECTQQVLASGEAL